In Aminivibrio pyruvatiphilus, one DNA window encodes the following:
- the prmC gene encoding peptide chain release factor N(5)-glutamine methyltransferase, with translation MNLSEARRRAAERLRASGTEYPEREAEFLLAEAARIDRSFLAAHPFLPLEDSAARRLWEMTERRFGGEPLQYILGSWEFYGRSLDVAPGVLIPRPDTEILVEHALTFLPSSGRFLDWGTGSGCIILALLSERSDLTAVAVDANALAVSLTWRNLKLHGLLSRCFLWHSRTPQDIPAGDGEFDLVVSNPPYIPFPLISGLPREVRKEPLSALDGGEDGLLWYRALFGWAPAKLRKGGRLLFEIGDGEQGELLVQIAPSSMEFEGIFHDLSRKPRAASWLRV, from the coding sequence ATGAACCTGTCCGAGGCACGGAGGCGTGCCGCCGAAAGACTGCGCGCCTCCGGCACCGAATATCCCGAGAGGGAGGCGGAGTTCCTTCTCGCCGAAGCAGCCCGGATTGACCGTTCCTTCCTTGCAGCCCATCCTTTCCTCCCGCTGGAAGACTCCGCCGCCCGAAGGCTTTGGGAAATGACGGAGCGCCGATTCGGAGGGGAGCCTCTGCAGTACATCCTCGGATCCTGGGAATTTTACGGCCGTTCTCTCGATGTTGCCCCGGGAGTCCTCATTCCCCGCCCGGACACCGAAATTCTTGTAGAACACGCTCTTACGTTCCTCCCTTCATCAGGGCGGTTTCTTGACTGGGGTACGGGCTCGGGGTGCATCATCTTGGCACTTCTCTCGGAACGTTCCGACCTTACTGCCGTGGCCGTTGACGCCAATGCCCTGGCCGTGAGCCTCACCTGGAGAAACCTGAAACTTCATGGCCTTCTTTCCCGATGCTTCCTCTGGCATTCCAGGACCCCGCAGGACATCCCGGCCGGGGACGGAGAGTTCGACCTGGTGGTCAGCAATCCACCCTACATTCCATTCCCACTGATTTCCGGCCTCCCGAGGGAGGTCAGGAAAGAACCCCTCTCCGCCCTTGACGGGGGAGAGGACGGCCTTCTGTGGTACCGGGCGCTTTTCGGATGGGCACCGGCAAAGCTCCGGAAGGGGGGGAGGCTGCTCTTCGAGATAGGGGATGGTGAACAGGGAGAGCTACTGGTGCAAATTGCGCCATCAAGCATGGAATTTGAGGGAATATTCCATGATCTGTCCCGGAAGCCTCGCGCGGCCTCGTGGCTTCGTGTATAA
- a CDS encoding HutP family protein has product MFVIWKKIFNAPQEELEEEPVKMEAESVCPEEVNHRPSQQSHGREKEPLSLDINSRGGERDQSGIDLNLRIRIDDESQVGRAALLLAATTSNETECVFKKELSSIGWRSVATEVGGLAGDLPQKITRALVGASLNAGVVEKKRNEMHALMHAALEALDGFLVVGMLEASVGAKIAIVRNSKWISVAVMGDTAYHAVAHHERCGLGVMHI; this is encoded by the coding sequence ATGTTCGTGATCTGGAAGAAGATTTTCAACGCCCCTCAGGAGGAGCTGGAGGAGGAACCTGTGAAAATGGAAGCGGAATCTGTGTGTCCGGAAGAAGTGAATCACCGGCCTTCCCAGCAGTCCCACGGCAGGGAAAAGGAACCGCTGTCGCTGGATATCAACTCCAGGGGAGGGGAGAGGGATCAGTCGGGCATTGACCTGAACCTCAGGATTCGGATCGACGATGAAAGCCAGGTTGGAAGGGCGGCCCTTCTTCTGGCGGCCACGACGAGCAACGAGACAGAGTGCGTTTTCAAGAAAGAGCTGTCGTCCATCGGCTGGAGATCGGTCGCCACGGAAGTGGGAGGGCTTGCGGGAGATCTTCCGCAGAAAATTACCAGGGCCCTTGTCGGGGCTTCGCTCAACGCCGGGGTGGTGGAGAAAAAGCGGAACGAAATGCATGCTCTCATGCACGCTGCCCTGGAGGCCCTTGACGGCTTCCTTGTGGTGGGAATGCTCGAGGCGAGCGTCGGCGCGAAAATCGCCATCGTCAGGAACAGCAAGTGGATTTCCGTGGCCGTCATGGGAGACACAGCCTACCACGCCGTGGCCCATCACGAACGGTGCGGCCTCGGGGTCATGCATATCTGA
- a CDS encoding DUF1385 domain-containing protein produces the protein MKRLLAFLLLLLAEGAEDRRMPVGGQAVIEGVLMKGPARWGLSVRKPDGMIESESWNNRSWTSSMPWKLPVIRGVVTMVEMMTVGFRALDKSAQIAVGEEEKITAKEMFITVAVAIFAVVGLFIALPLWLSDVAVKAWGLTSMGKNVLEGCLRGVVFIAYVAGIGLWSEIRQVFRYHGAEHKTINAYESGAVMTPENIRGFSRIHPRCGTSFLLIVVAVSIVVFSLAGSGSILWRIGSRIVLLPLVMGISYEIIKGASCAGPAGRILMAPAMSFQYLTTREPDERQIEVALTSLETALGKKLNMPAEESE, from the coding sequence ATGAAAAGACTGCTTGCATTTCTGTTGCTGCTGCTTGCTGAAGGGGCCGAGGACAGAAGGATGCCCGTAGGCGGACAGGCCGTGATCGAAGGGGTTCTGATGAAGGGCCCCGCACGATGGGGGCTCTCCGTGAGGAAGCCCGACGGCATGATCGAGAGTGAAAGCTGGAACAACCGTTCCTGGACGTCCTCCATGCCGTGGAAGCTGCCTGTCATCCGCGGGGTGGTCACCATGGTCGAGATGATGACCGTGGGCTTCAGGGCACTGGACAAATCGGCCCAGATCGCCGTCGGCGAGGAGGAGAAGATCACGGCGAAAGAAATGTTCATCACCGTCGCCGTGGCCATATTTGCCGTTGTGGGGCTCTTCATCGCGCTTCCCCTGTGGCTTTCCGACGTGGCGGTAAAGGCATGGGGACTCACTTCCATGGGCAAAAACGTGCTCGAAGGCTGCCTCCGGGGCGTGGTGTTCATCGCCTATGTCGCCGGTATCGGCCTGTGGAGCGAAATACGGCAGGTGTTCCGTTACCACGGCGCCGAACATAAAACAATCAATGCCTACGAATCAGGAGCGGTGATGACGCCGGAAAACATCCGGGGCTTTTCCAGGATTCACCCGAGATGCGGAACGTCCTTCCTTCTCATTGTCGTTGCGGTGAGTATCGTGGTGTTCTCCCTCGCCGGATCCGGTTCCATCCTCTGGCGCATCGGAAGCAGGATCGTCCTGCTGCCTCTGGTTATGGGCATTTCCTACGAGATCATCAAGGGAGCGTCCTGTGCCGGACCGGCAGGCAGGATTCTCATGGCTCCCGCCATGTCGTTTCAATATCTCACCACCAGGGAGCCTGACGAACGGCAGATCGAGGTGGCCCTCACGTCCCTCGAGACCGCCCTTGGAAAAAAACTGAACATGCCTGCGGAGGAGTCTGAATGA
- a CDS encoding 1-phosphofructokinase family hexose kinase, translating into MILTVTLNPAVDEEYVVPEFRPGGWIRATKSSRSPGGKGINVSTLLAQFGYSSTAMGFLAGFNGEYIRHALRAFRITTNFVHIPGETRTNVYIIDDTGHVETGISEAGPAVSPEAMDRLRKVYRRILQRTRMVILGGSLPPGAPGEIFAELVHLAREKGIPTVVDAAGPPLMAALEAGPTVVKVDHRFMSKVMGRSLTSLDNLIDVVSGFHERGVEWAVVSYRTYGNVFFSPDGIYLALADRKSVRSIFSASDALLAGLVVAREEGMSTEDTIRFAMASAWECAAHVGKGIQNRKAVEEYIPLVELEHLS; encoded by the coding sequence ATGATACTGACGGTCACCCTCAATCCTGCAGTGGACGAAGAGTACGTGGTTCCCGAATTCCGCCCCGGAGGCTGGATACGGGCCACGAAAAGCAGCCGGTCCCCCGGCGGCAAGGGCATCAATGTTTCCACCCTCCTGGCCCAGTTCGGCTATTCCTCCACGGCAATGGGATTCCTTGCGGGCTTCAACGGAGAGTATATCCGCCATGCCCTCCGGGCGTTCCGCATCACCACGAATTTCGTTCATATTCCCGGTGAGACAAGGACCAACGTGTATATTATCGACGATACGGGCCATGTGGAAACCGGCATTTCCGAGGCCGGTCCCGCCGTCAGCCCCGAGGCCATGGACCGCCTGCGAAAGGTCTACAGGCGGATTCTCCAGCGGACTCGGATGGTCATCCTTGGCGGATCACTGCCTCCGGGCGCTCCCGGGGAGATCTTCGCCGAACTTGTGCATCTCGCCAGGGAGAAGGGGATACCCACCGTGGTGGATGCCGCGGGGCCTCCTCTCATGGCGGCTCTCGAGGCCGGCCCCACCGTGGTGAAGGTTGACCACCGCTTCATGTCGAAGGTCATGGGGAGGTCTCTCACTTCCCTGGACAACCTCATCGACGTGGTCTCGGGCTTTCACGAGAGAGGGGTGGAGTGGGCCGTCGTATCCTACAGGACTTACGGCAACGTTTTTTTCTCCCCCGACGGCATCTACCTTGCCCTGGCGGACAGGAAAAGCGTCCGGTCCATCTTTTCAGCCAGCGATGCTCTTCTCGCGGGACTGGTGGTTGCGAGGGAGGAAGGGATGTCAACGGAGGATACGATCCGTTTCGCCATGGCCTCGGCATGGGAGTGTGCCGCCCACGTTGGAAAGGGCATACAGAACAGAAAAGCAGTGGAGGAGTATATCCCCCTCGTGGAACTGGAACACCTCTCCTGA
- the thyX gene encoding FAD-dependent thymidylate synthase encodes MACRVLLIASTPSPDAVVAAAARICYSDASAADLLEAESPEKSGKLLHHLWKSGHYSPFEHASFTFAMDGLSRVASHQLVRHRIASFSQQSQRYVEMGDPDVILPPSVASNPDFSERFRTMAEEAHRFYAEMVEAGIPREDARFILPHGWSTRLVMTMNARELHHFFTLRLCRRAQWEIRDLARKMLRLVRRAAPLLFEKAGPSCVIFGECREMNPCGKPYASLEALLDEENY; translated from the coding sequence ATGGCATGCCGTGTCCTTTTGATTGCCTCAACGCCGTCTCCGGACGCCGTGGTCGCCGCCGCGGCAAGAATTTGCTACAGCGACGCCTCCGCCGCCGACCTTCTCGAGGCCGAGTCGCCTGAAAAAAGCGGGAAGCTGCTTCACCACCTCTGGAAAAGCGGCCACTATTCCCCCTTTGAACACGCATCCTTCACCTTTGCCATGGACGGACTCAGCAGGGTGGCATCCCACCAGCTCGTGCGGCACAGGATAGCGTCCTTCAGCCAGCAGAGCCAGAGATACGTGGAGATGGGCGACCCCGATGTCATTCTTCCTCCTTCCGTAGCATCGAACCCGGACTTTTCTGAACGGTTCCGGACAATGGCGGAGGAGGCTCACCGCTTCTACGCCGAGATGGTGGAGGCAGGCATTCCCAGAGAGGACGCCCGTTTCATTCTCCCCCACGGATGGAGCACCCGGCTCGTCATGACCATGAACGCCAGGGAGCTTCATCATTTCTTCACGCTCCGGCTGTGCCGGCGGGCCCAGTGGGAAATCCGGGACCTGGCAAGGAAAATGCTCCGGCTGGTCAGGCGGGCAGCCCCCCTTCTTTTCGAGAAGGCGGGGCCGTCGTGTGTCATTTTCGGCGAATGCAGGGAGATGAATCCCTGCGGGAAACCGTACGCTTCCCTTGAGGCGCTTTTAGACGAGGAAAATTACTGA
- the rpmE gene encoding 50S ribosomal protein L31, protein MKKDIHPRYEKCTVTCACGNTFETRSTDKELRVGVCSSCHPFYTGKKGSRVLTEAGRLEKFQRKYQGINYGQRETSDQ, encoded by the coding sequence ATGAAAAAGGATATCCACCCTCGCTACGAGAAATGCACGGTGACGTGCGCCTGCGGCAATACGTTCGAAACCCGCTCCACCGACAAGGAGCTGCGGGTCGGTGTCTGTTCCTCGTGCCATCCTTTCTACACCGGCAAGAAGGGAAGCCGTGTTCTGACCGAGGCGGGACGGCTCGAGAAGTTCCAGAGGAAGTATCAGGGCATCAACTACGGCCAGAGAGAGACTTCCGATCAGTAG
- the trxB gene encoding thioredoxin-disulfide reductase, with product MEKRELVIIGAGPAGLSAAIYGRRAGLDVLLLEKGVPGGQINITEEIENWPGVEHATGPELAAMFRSHAEKFKTEFRDVDVSAVEVRDGTKVVLTNKGEIEAEAVIIATGAYFRRLGCEGEAEHIGQGVSYCAVCDGAFFEDEEIAVVGGGNTAVEEGEYLTTFASKVYIIHRRDEFRADRAAVERALSNPKIVPVWNTVVEKIEGDGMVENLVLKNIKTGEVSNLPVAGVFMFVGQSPHDEPVRGLVEAAKGGWIKTNDEMETSVEGIFAAGDVRDKGLRQVVTAASDGAIAAMSASAYINEQVHLRSVLLDPEHVTALFYSSIDREQVKLSDEVEAMARDAGKKVALVDGYKNARMVEKLGLPSLPAMVELASGKTVKMAPVADASAAGTFLK from the coding sequence ATGGAAAAAAGGGAGCTTGTCATCATCGGCGCAGGGCCCGCCGGGCTTTCGGCGGCGATTTACGGCAGAAGAGCCGGTCTTGATGTGCTGCTTCTTGAAAAGGGTGTTCCCGGCGGACAGATCAACATCACCGAGGAGATTGAAAACTGGCCGGGCGTCGAGCATGCCACCGGCCCCGAGCTTGCCGCCATGTTCCGGAGCCATGCGGAAAAGTTCAAGACAGAATTCCGCGATGTCGACGTATCCGCCGTGGAAGTCCGCGACGGAACGAAAGTCGTCCTGACAAATAAAGGGGAGATCGAGGCCGAAGCCGTCATAATCGCGACGGGGGCCTATTTCCGCCGTCTCGGATGCGAAGGGGAAGCCGAGCATATAGGGCAGGGCGTGAGCTACTGTGCAGTATGCGACGGGGCCTTTTTCGAGGACGAGGAGATTGCCGTCGTGGGCGGCGGCAATACCGCCGTGGAGGAAGGCGAATATCTCACCACCTTTGCGTCGAAAGTGTACATCATCCACCGGAGGGACGAGTTCCGGGCCGACCGCGCCGCCGTTGAACGGGCTCTCTCCAACCCGAAGATCGTTCCGGTCTGGAATACTGTGGTGGAAAAGATCGAAGGGGACGGCATGGTGGAGAACCTGGTTCTGAAGAACATCAAGACCGGTGAGGTGTCAAATCTTCCTGTCGCCGGCGTCTTCATGTTCGTGGGCCAGTCCCCCCACGACGAACCGGTCAGGGGACTCGTCGAGGCTGCCAAAGGCGGCTGGATCAAGACCAACGACGAAATGGAAACTTCCGTGGAAGGCATTTTCGCCGCCGGAGACGTCCGTGACAAGGGGCTCCGCCAGGTGGTCACCGCGGCGTCCGACGGAGCGATTGCCGCCATGAGCGCTTCCGCCTACATTAACGAGCAGGTCCACCTCAGGTCCGTTCTTCTCGACCCGGAGCATGTGACGGCCCTTTTCTACTCCAGCATCGACAGGGAGCAGGTGAAGCTCTCCGACGAGGTGGAAGCCATGGCCAGGGACGCCGGGAAAAAGGTCGCCCTCGTGGACGGCTACAAGAACGCCCGCATGGTGGAGAAGCTCGGCCTTCCCTCCCTCCCCGCCATGGTGGAGCTGGCATCCGGAAAAACGGTAAAGATGGCGCCCGTTGCCGACGCCTCGGCCGCCGGGACATTCCTGAAGTAG
- the fliS gene encoding flagellar export chaperone FliS codes for MDSRNAQNAQAVYLATRVNTASKEQLLLITYEIGIKACRTAETALASGGAEEANRNIQKAQDVLRELMVTLNVEAGGEVAEGLMKLYDFMYLLLVEANVHKEPGKVSVVRGMLEELKGTWEEAIIKLAAEQQEHPLPGALSGGVSKERQAVPAGGLNIAG; via the coding sequence ATGGACTCCAGGAATGCCCAGAACGCCCAGGCGGTATATCTTGCCACAAGGGTCAATACCGCTTCGAAGGAACAGCTTCTTCTTATAACGTACGAGATAGGAATAAAGGCCTGCAGGACCGCCGAAACAGCCCTTGCCTCCGGAGGTGCGGAGGAGGCGAACAGAAACATTCAGAAAGCCCAGGACGTCCTCCGGGAGCTTATGGTCACCCTGAACGTGGAGGCCGGGGGTGAGGTGGCGGAAGGGCTGATGAAGCTGTATGACTTCATGTACCTTCTCCTCGTCGAGGCCAATGTCCACAAGGAGCCCGGGAAGGTTTCCGTTGTCCGGGGTATGCTCGAGGAGCTCAAGGGAACATGGGAGGAAGCCATCATAAAGCTTGCGGCCGAGCAGCAGGAACATCCGCTTCCGGGCGCCCTGTCGGGCGGTGTTTCCAAGGAACGGCAGGCAGTGCCTGCGGGGGGCCTGAACATTGCTGGATGA
- the dnaX gene encoding DNA polymerase III subunit gamma/tau, whose amino-acid sequence MTISLYRRYRPRTFDEVAGQDMAVDVLKKALQRNQVGHAYLFSGPRGCGKTSLARLLAKALNCENLKDGYEPCGECGSCTSITAGESLDVVEIDGASNNGVEEIRELKSHVSLSPFSSKWKVYIIDEVHMLSISAFNALLKTLEEPPSFVAFILATTEPSKVPVTIRSRCQHIPFRRITPRDIRARLVDVAERENVPWEEDAVREIARQADGALRDALSMMEQALSLGGGELSAVAVDRLLGGGTMSDLERWVASAGEDSVQPFLLLEEMFLRGASPQRVVEGLFLLFRNLWVFRKWGKDVLASLALSAGETSFLKEESPKWTTDELSGMMLFCSRLIPQVRAGLRSDVLSGLLAARILESRRTPQAERTAPPRDGGDASPGGKEPLKQPVPTPSAPAGSPSPGSAPSERFRRKDPEPPAEKENTSSGAASRTHEPVPLLPENWPGFEKVLFGRDLLLYSALAGTSVSLEDRAISVIFPGDSSYCFEVLSIERNAYSLASRAAEYFGEDVSVVLKLGDRLKKCAGGGNGDGADAEWQNPGPTIPLFRVPRDEDEAPRDGKGKTPATPPAVSPLPSVPAGGEPEDTEIPFEGLVNEVLKWGGGEIVLVRREDREGDIPEEIVPPAE is encoded by the coding sequence ATGACGATATCGCTCTACAGACGGTACAGGCCCCGGACCTTCGACGAGGTTGCCGGGCAGGACATGGCCGTGGACGTCCTGAAAAAGGCGCTCCAGAGAAACCAGGTGGGGCACGCCTATCTCTTTTCCGGTCCCAGGGGGTGCGGAAAGACATCCCTGGCCAGGCTCCTCGCCAAGGCCCTGAACTGTGAAAACCTGAAGGACGGATATGAGCCCTGCGGCGAGTGCGGGAGCTGTACCTCCATTACGGCGGGAGAAAGTCTCGACGTGGTGGAGATCGACGGCGCATCGAACAACGGCGTGGAGGAAATCCGGGAGCTGAAAAGCCACGTCTCTCTTTCCCCCTTTTCCTCAAAGTGGAAGGTCTACATTATCGACGAAGTCCACATGCTCTCGATTTCCGCCTTCAATGCCCTGCTCAAAACCCTGGAGGAGCCCCCTTCCTTCGTGGCCTTCATCCTGGCCACCACGGAACCTTCGAAAGTCCCGGTGACCATCCGTTCCCGGTGCCAGCACATTCCCTTCCGGAGAATCACCCCCCGGGATATTCGGGCCCGGCTCGTGGATGTTGCAGAAAGGGAAAACGTCCCCTGGGAAGAGGATGCCGTCCGGGAGATTGCACGCCAGGCCGACGGAGCGCTCAGGGATGCCCTCTCCATGATGGAGCAGGCCCTGTCCCTCGGCGGCGGGGAGCTTTCCGCAGTGGCGGTGGACAGGCTCCTCGGGGGGGGCACCATGTCCGACCTTGAACGATGGGTCGCGTCGGCGGGGGAAGACTCGGTGCAGCCCTTTCTCCTTCTGGAAGAGATGTTCCTCAGGGGAGCCTCTCCCCAGCGCGTCGTGGAGGGGCTCTTCCTTCTGTTCCGCAACCTGTGGGTCTTCCGGAAATGGGGAAAGGATGTCCTTGCCTCCCTGGCCCTTTCGGCCGGAGAAACCTCCTTCCTGAAGGAAGAAAGTCCGAAGTGGACCACGGACGAACTTTCCGGCATGATGCTCTTCTGCTCCAGACTCATACCCCAGGTCAGGGCAGGCCTCCGGTCCGACGTTCTCTCCGGCCTTCTCGCCGCAAGGATTCTTGAATCCAGGCGAACTCCCCAGGCGGAAAGAACGGCCCCTCCCCGGGACGGCGGGGATGCCTCCCCCGGGGGCAAGGAGCCGCTGAAACAGCCTGTCCCGACACCTTCGGCACCGGCCGGAAGTCCTTCCCCGGGCTCCGCTCCGTCCGAACGGTTTCGCAGAAAGGACCCGGAGCCCCCTGCGGAAAAGGAGAACACTTCCTCAGGTGCGGCGTCCCGGACCCATGAACCGGTTCCCCTGCTTCCGGAGAACTGGCCGGGGTTCGAGAAAGTGCTCTTCGGCAGGGATCTGCTGTTGTATTCCGCCCTGGCCGGGACATCCGTTTCCCTTGAAGACCGTGCCATTTCCGTCATTTTCCCCGGGGATTCGTCCTATTGCTTCGAGGTGCTCTCCATAGAGCGCAACGCCTACTCCCTCGCTTCGAGGGCCGCGGAGTATTTCGGAGAGGATGTTTCCGTGGTTCTCAAGCTGGGCGACCGCCTGAAAAAATGTGCGGGAGGAGGAAACGGCGACGGTGCAGATGCCGAATGGCAGAACCCCGGCCCGACAATCCCCCTCTTTCGAGTCCCCCGGGACGAAGACGAAGCTCCCCGGGACGGAAAAGGAAAAACGCCCGCGACTCCGCCTGCCGTCAGCCCCCTTCCTTCCGTTCCCGCTGGGGGCGAACCGGAGGATACGGAAATACCCTTCGAGGGACTGGTGAATGAAGTCCTGAAATGGGGAGGCGGAGAAATTGTCCTCGTAAGGAGAGAGGACAGGGAAGGTGACATTCCTGAAGAAATCGTTCCGCCGGCAGAGTGA
- the prfA gene encoding peptide chain release factor 1, which produces MNYLGKLEALEKDFETIEAKMADPATHGNLKELQALARRHSQLEPVVAKYREYRKTAGDIEEAKSLVYGTDPDMAELARDELSEKEPLLGKLEQEIKILLLPKDPNDEKSVIMEIRGGAGGEEAALFAADLFRMYTRFAEREGWKTEVLDYNETGIGGYKEIIFRIDGNGVYSKLKFDSGVHRVQRVPATEAGGRVHTSTATVAVLPEAEDVDVEINTEDLKIDTYRSSGAGGQYVNMTDSAVRITHIPTGIVVTCQDERSQLKNRVKAMAYLRAKLYDAELRKQNEELASERRGQIGTGDRSERIRTYNFSQNRITDHRVGVTLYKLDQYLDGDIYDLIEAMIVADQTERLHSIEAG; this is translated from the coding sequence ATGAACTACCTGGGGAAACTCGAGGCTCTTGAAAAGGATTTTGAGACCATCGAAGCGAAAATGGCCGATCCCGCAACCCACGGGAACCTGAAGGAACTGCAGGCTCTTGCCAGAAGGCACTCCCAGCTCGAACCCGTGGTGGCCAAATACCGTGAATACAGGAAGACAGCCGGGGACATCGAGGAGGCAAAAAGCCTCGTGTACGGTACCGATCCCGACATGGCCGAGCTTGCGAGGGACGAACTTTCGGAGAAGGAGCCCCTTCTCGGCAAGCTGGAACAGGAGATAAAGATCCTCCTCCTGCCGAAGGACCCCAACGATGAGAAAAGCGTCATCATGGAGATCCGGGGAGGTGCGGGAGGAGAGGAAGCCGCTCTTTTCGCGGCGGACCTTTTCCGTATGTATACCCGCTTCGCGGAGCGGGAGGGCTGGAAGACCGAAGTTCTCGATTACAACGAGACAGGAATCGGCGGCTACAAGGAAATCATTTTCCGGATCGACGGAAACGGTGTCTACAGCAAGCTCAAGTTCGACAGCGGAGTTCACAGGGTCCAGCGGGTTCCTGCCACGGAAGCGGGAGGCCGGGTTCACACATCCACCGCCACTGTGGCCGTCCTTCCCGAGGCCGAGGACGTGGACGTGGAGATCAACACGGAAGACCTGAAGATCGACACCTACCGGTCCAGCGGTGCCGGCGGCCAGTACGTGAACATGACAGACTCCGCAGTGCGGATAACCCACATTCCCACGGGAATAGTGGTTACCTGCCAGGACGAGCGGTCCCAGCTCAAGAACAGGGTCAAGGCCATGGCCTACCTCAGGGCCAAGCTCTATGACGCCGAGCTCCGGAAGCAGAACGAGGAACTTGCATCCGAGCGCCGGGGCCAGATCGGCACCGGAGACCGTTCCGAACGGATACGGACCTACAATTTTTCCCAGAACAGAATTACCGACCACAGGGTCGGGGTGACCCTCTACAAGCTCGACCAGTATCTCGACGGCGATATCTACGATCTCATCGAGGCCATGATCGTGGCGGACCAGACTGAAAGGCTGCATTCCATCGAGGCGGGCTGA
- a CDS encoding M48 family metalloprotease: MKKEIALGEKVAADVEKQWERVADPALSARLSMLLGRFLPHLSRPLPYEVRIVREKMVNAFSLPGGIVYFTTGMLDFLRTDAEVAAILAHELVHADRRHVMIQTARASKINLAALVLMIASQGSAGPMILTNLAQIAVTNSYSKDLEREADKEGFRILVEAGFPPAAMVTSLEAMIYDQLKRPYVDPGVFMTHPELPERVAYILQTARETNIPIRRKKALNLLRPSVESREGKTVLLLDGEPVWSLPESTENRGIAVEAAEKIDGLLQMETAPYEIQVITFDGKNALRVGPSIVAREPLPGGAESLESFRESLVRSLGEARNKHPGAKYLR, from the coding sequence ATGAAGAAGGAAATCGCCCTCGGCGAGAAAGTCGCCGCCGACGTGGAGAAACAGTGGGAAAGGGTCGCCGACCCCGCCCTGAGCGCACGGCTTTCCATGCTTCTCGGGCGCTTTCTTCCCCACCTTTCGCGACCTCTTCCCTACGAAGTCAGGATCGTCAGGGAAAAGATGGTGAACGCCTTCAGTCTTCCCGGGGGTATTGTCTACTTCACCACCGGCATGCTGGACTTCCTCCGCACCGATGCCGAGGTGGCCGCCATTCTTGCCCACGAGCTCGTCCACGCCGACAGGCGCCATGTCATGATCCAGACGGCACGGGCTTCGAAGATCAACCTCGCGGCACTCGTCCTCATGATCGCCTCCCAGGGAAGCGCAGGCCCCATGATTCTTACCAACCTCGCCCAGATAGCGGTGACAAATTCCTACAGCAAGGACCTCGAGCGGGAGGCCGACAAGGAAGGATTCCGCATTCTCGTGGAGGCGGGATTTCCCCCTGCGGCGATGGTAACATCTCTCGAGGCCATGATCTACGACCAGCTGAAGCGCCCCTACGTGGATCCCGGCGTCTTCATGACTCATCCCGAGCTTCCCGAACGGGTAGCCTATATTCTTCAGACAGCCAGGGAAACGAATATTCCCATCCGGAGAAAAAAAGCCCTGAACCTTCTCCGTCCCTCGGTGGAATCCAGAGAGGGAAAAACGGTACTGCTTCTCGACGGCGAACCTGTCTGGTCTCTTCCTGAAAGCACTGAAAACCGCGGCATCGCCGTCGAGGCTGCGGAGAAAATTGACGGCCTGCTCCAGATGGAAACAGCCCCCTACGAAATTCAGGTCATTACCTTCGATGGAAAGAACGCCCTCCGGGTCGGTCCGTCCATCGTTGCCCGGGAACCGCTGCCCGGGGGCGCCGAATCACTCGAATCGTTCCGGGAGTCCCTGGTGAGATCTCTCGGTGAGGCCCGCAACAAACACCCCGGCGCGAAATATCTCCGCTGA